In one Pseudomonadota bacterium genomic region, the following are encoded:
- a CDS encoding M48 family metalloprotease, whose amino-acid sequence MSTQMPAASMVLPVIRILAVLACLLAAQAAQAVSLLRDAGMERSLRELARPVLEAAGLSTGRVKILIVDDASLNAFVINGDTIYIHSGLLMRLGRAEQLQAVIAHEAAHIANGHISRRMANARAAGRASALGMLLAGAAAAAGADGRAVAGIAIGSSGSAQRLFFSHTRAEEASADQSAIRYMLRAGIDTRGKLELIDIFRGQEALSAGRQDPYNRTHPLTSDRYRAIQALVGASASGAAPADGTAAYYFARAQGVLSAFKRAPGWTLRRATGSSDVDMMRRAVAHHRQADTGRATAEIARVVAARPNDPYYRDLQGQILLESRQVGAAVDAYARAVNLAPNDPLILGAYGRALLAQDTAGSNARALDVLIRARGRDAQDARILRDLGLAYARAGNPGMAALSGAERLALRGSIGEAATLARRAAGLLPTGSTGWQRAQDIIRTAELSR is encoded by the coding sequence ATGTCTACGCAGATGCCTGCCGCGTCAATGGTGCTTCCCGTCATTCGGATCCTCGCCGTTCTCGCCTGCCTCCTCGCGGCCCAGGCCGCGCAGGCCGTGAGCCTCCTGCGCGACGCGGGCATGGAGCGGTCGCTGCGCGAGCTCGCGCGCCCCGTGCTCGAGGCCGCCGGGCTTTCCACCGGGCGGGTCAAGATCCTCATCGTCGACGATGCGAGCCTCAATGCCTTCGTCATCAACGGTGATACCATCTATATCCATTCGGGTCTGCTCATGCGGCTCGGCCGCGCAGAACAGCTCCAGGCCGTCATCGCCCACGAGGCCGCCCATATCGCCAACGGCCATATCTCGCGCCGCATGGCCAATGCCCGCGCCGCGGGCCGGGCCTCTGCGCTTGGTATGCTGCTCGCAGGCGCCGCCGCTGCTGCCGGGGCCGACGGACGCGCCGTCGCGGGCATCGCCATCGGCTCCAGCGGCTCGGCGCAGCGGCTCTTCTTCAGCCACACCCGCGCCGAGGAAGCCTCCGCCGATCAATCCGCCATCCGCTACATGCTGCGCGCCGGGATCGACACCCGTGGCAAGCTCGAACTGATCGACATCTTTCGCGGGCAGGAGGCGCTCTCCGCCGGGCGACAGGACCCCTATAACCGAACCCACCCGCTCACCAGCGACCGCTACCGCGCCATCCAGGCCCTCGTGGGCGCGAGCGCGAGCGGCGCGGCACCCGCCGATGGCACCGCCGCATACTACTTCGCCCGCGCCCAGGGCGTGCTGAGCGCGTTCAAGAGGGCACCGGGCTGGACGCTCCGGCGCGCCACAGGCAGCAGCGACGTGGACATGATGCGCCGCGCCGTGGCCCATCACCGACAAGCCGATACCGGCCGCGCCACCGCGGAGATCGCGCGCGTCGTGGCCGCGCGCCCGAACGATCCCTATTACCGGGACCTGCAGGGCCAGATCCTGCTCGAAAGCCGGCAGGTGGGCGCCGCCGTGGACGCCTATGCGCGGGCCGTGAACCTCGCACCGAACGATCCCCTGATCCTCGGTGCCTACGGCCGTGCCCTCCTCGCGCAGGACACCGCGGGCTCCAACGCCCGCGCCCTCGACGTGCTCATCCGCGCCCGCGGCCGTGACGCCCAGGATGCCCGCATCCTGCGGGACCTTGGTCTGGCCTATGCCCGCGCGGGCAATCCCGGCATGGCCGCTCTTTCGGGCGCCGAACGTCTCGCCCTACGCGGCTCCATCGGCGAGGCCGCCACCCTCGCCCGCCGCGCCGCTGGACTTTTGCCCACGGGCTCCACAGGGTGGCAGCGCGCCCAAGACATCATCCGAACAGCGGAGCTTTCACGTTGA
- a CDS encoding DsbA family protein — translation MIQTRPILAALLLAGGLATQAPALDVSGMTETEREAFRAEIRAYLLENPEVLMEAIEVLESREAVTQANTDAALVKANYDALVRDENSWVGGNPDGDITIIEFLDYRCGFCKRAFPEVEELVSSDGNIRLIVKEFPILGPQSVLASRFAIAAKMLEGDDAYKAVHDALIGFRGPISEATLATVAVDLGFEPAPVLAKMTAPEVDEVIADNRALAQAMQITGTPTFVIGGQMLRGFLPLEGMQALVAEERG, via the coding sequence TTGATCCAGACCCGACCGATCCTCGCCGCCCTCCTCCTCGCAGGCGGCCTCGCCACGCAGGCCCCAGCGCTTGACGTCTCCGGCATGACAGAGACCGAGCGGGAAGCCTTCCGGGCCGAGATACGCGCCTATCTGCTGGAGAACCCGGAGGTTCTCATGGAGGCCATCGAGGTGCTGGAGAGCCGCGAGGCGGTGACGCAGGCCAACACAGACGCGGCCCTCGTAAAGGCCAATTACGACGCGCTCGTGCGCGACGAAAATTCATGGGTGGGCGGCAATCCCGACGGCGACATCACCATCATCGAGTTCCTCGATTACCGCTGCGGGTTCTGCAAGCGCGCCTTCCCGGAGGTCGAGGAGCTCGTGTCCTCCGATGGCAATATCCGCCTCATCGTGAAGGAATTCCCGATCCTCGGGCCGCAATCCGTCCTCGCCTCGCGCTTTGCGATCGCCGCGAAGATGCTGGAGGGAGACGATGCCTACAAGGCCGTCCATGACGCGCTCATCGGCTTTCGTGGCCCGATCAGCGAGGCGACCCTGGCCACCGTCGCCGTGGATCTCGGCTTCGAGCCCGCGCCCGTTCTGGCCAAGATGACTGCGCCGGAGGTCGACGAAGTCATCGCCGACAACCGCGCGCTTGCGCAGGCCATGCAGATCACCGGCACGCCGACATTCGTGATCGGAGGTCAGATGCTGCGGGGATTTCTGCCGCTCGAGGGCATGCAGGCCCTCGTGGCAGAAGAACGCGGCTGA
- a CDS encoding RodZ domain-containing protein: MGRWSQPTAPEAEDQPRGFDDFELKLGDMMRGERATMGKSLLDVQRELKIKASYVAAIENCDPSAFETPGFIAGFVRSYARYLNMDPEWAFARFSEESGFTTAHGMSAEALPARKGREERVTGRPAAEALAAPSVPFQPVADSFLSNVEPRAIGSSLVLLALVAGLGYGGFAILQEVQRVDLVPVEQAPDVVADLGDFTGGLDVGFGASDLTSDLASGGVPTAAAPSADALERLYRPAALDVPVMVARDAPIASLDPNANGLFAAGPRIDAVPDADRAPSIMVTEGDAPEITLVATLPTWVRVQTPGRSVVFEKVLAPGEEYAVPVTEETPVLRAGNAGALYFRVNGTLVGPAGQGSGAIDDIELASTDLSAAYAPANPLSDSALFELLAELGSPDVLPKPTAASAVLPDLSEMTVSLVAVDDSWVRVRDGAGTVRFEGIIPPGGTEELPIDMGDATLRAGNSGALYFQVGELYFGPAGPGSSTARNVAVTPEAIKEAYPLVSAEELGL; encoded by the coding sequence ATGGGACGTTGGTCGCAGCCGACGGCTCCCGAAGCCGAAGACCAGCCGCGCGGCTTCGATGACTTCGAGCTCAAGCTCGGGGACATGATGCGCGGTGAGCGTGCGACGATGGGCAAGTCCCTCCTTGACGTGCAGCGCGAACTGAAGATCAAGGCCTCCTACGTGGCCGCGATCGAGAATTGCGATCCCTCCGCCTTCGAGACGCCCGGCTTCATCGCGGGCTTCGTGCGCTCCTATGCGCGCTATCTCAACATGGATCCGGAATGGGCCTTCGCACGGTTTTCCGAAGAGAGCGGCTTCACCACCGCCCACGGCATGTCCGCCGAGGCGCTCCCCGCCCGCAAGGGCCGCGAGGAGCGCGTGACGGGCCGCCCGGCCGCAGAGGCGCTCGCCGCGCCCTCCGTGCCGTTTCAGCCCGTGGCCGACAGCTTCCTGAGCAACGTCGAGCCCCGTGCCATCGGGTCCTCGCTCGTGCTTCTCGCGCTCGTGGCGGGCCTTGGCTACGGCGGCTTCGCGATCCTGCAGGAAGTGCAGCGCGTGGATCTCGTCCCCGTGGAGCAGGCCCCTGACGTCGTCGCCGATCTGGGCGATTTCACCGGCGGGCTCGACGTGGGCTTCGGCGCCTCCGATCTCACGAGCGATCTGGCCAGCGGCGGCGTGCCCACGGCTGCGGCCCCTTCGGCCGATGCGCTGGAGCGGCTCTACCGCCCGGCCGCGCTCGATGTGCCTGTCATGGTGGCGCGCGACGCGCCCATCGCCTCCCTCGATCCCAATGCCAACGGCCTTTTCGCCGCCGGGCCCCGCATCGACGCGGTCCCCGATGCCGACCGCGCGCCGAGCATCATGGTCACCGAGGGCGACGCCCCCGAGATCACGCTCGTCGCCACGCTGCCCACCTGGGTGCGCGTGCAGACGCCGGGCCGCTCCGTCGTCTTCGAGAAGGTGCTTGCCCCGGGCGAAGAGTACGCCGTGCCCGTCACGGAAGAGACACCGGTCCTGCGCGCGGGCAATGCGGGCGCGCTCTATTTCCGCGTGAACGGGACTCTTGTGGGCCCCGCGGGGCAGGGCTCTGGCGCCATCGACGATATCGAGCTCGCTTCCACCGATCTCAGCGCGGCCTACGCTCCGGCGAACCCGCTCTCCGACAGCGCGCTCTTCGAGCTCCTCGCGGAGCTTGGATCGCCAGACGTCCTGCCGAAGCCCACCGCGGCCTCGGCGGTCCTGCCTGATCTGAGCGAAATGACCGTCTCTCTCGTCGCGGTGGACGACAGCTGGGTGCGCGTGCGTGACGGCGCGGGCACCGTGCGGTTCGAGGGCATCATCCCGCCAGGCGGCACGGAAGAGCTGCCCATCGATATGGGCGATGCAACGCTGCGTGCGGGCAATTCCGGCGCGCTCTACTTCCAGGTGGGGGAGCTCTATTTCGGCCCGGCCGGCCCCGGCTCCTCCACGGCGCGCAACGTGGCGGTGACGCCGGAGGCTATCAAAGAGGCCTATCCGCTCGTGTCTGCTGAAGAGCTCGGCCTCTAG
- the hemA gene encoding 5-aminolevulinate synthase encodes MDTEAHLARALARLHDEGRYRTFIDIERTQGNYPNATWTKPCGAQVPITVWCGNDYLGMGEHPKVIAAMHAALDATGAGSGGTRNISGTTVYHKELEAELADLHGKPAALLFTSAYIANDATLSTLPRLFPGLIIYSDALNHASMIEGVRRNGGAKRIFRHNDVAHLRELMAADDPAAPKLVAFESVYSMDGDFGRIEEICDAADEFGAMTYIDEVHAVGMYGPRGGGVAERDGLLDRLDIINGTLAKAYGVMGGYIAASERMVDAIRSYAPGFIFTTSLAPAIAAGAATSVRHLKEDAGRRAAHQAKAASIKLRLKGLGLPIIDHGSHIVPVHVGDPVKCKMISDMLLEQFGIYVQPINFPTVPRGTERLRFTPSPVHDAAACDHLVTAMDSLWARCELNRAQLAG; translated from the coding sequence TTGGACACAGAAGCCCATCTCGCCAGAGCGCTTGCACGCCTTCACGACGAAGGCCGCTACCGCACCTTCATCGATATCGAGCGGACGCAAGGCAACTACCCCAATGCCACGTGGACGAAGCCCTGCGGCGCGCAGGTGCCGATCACGGTCTGGTGCGGCAACGACTATCTCGGCATGGGCGAGCATCCCAAGGTGATCGCGGCGATGCACGCCGCGCTCGACGCCACGGGCGCGGGCTCCGGCGGGACGCGCAACATCTCGGGCACGACGGTCTATCACAAGGAGCTCGAGGCCGAGCTCGCCGACCTGCACGGCAAGCCCGCGGCACTGCTCTTCACCTCCGCCTACATCGCCAATGACGCGACGCTTTCCACGCTGCCCAGGCTCTTCCCCGGGCTCATCATATACTCGGACGCGCTGAACCACGCCTCCATGATCGAGGGCGTGCGCCGCAATGGCGGGGCCAAGCGCATCTTCCGGCACAACGACGTCGCTCATTTGCGCGAGCTCATGGCCGCCGATGACCCGGCCGCGCCAAAGCTCGTGGCCTTCGAGAGCGTCTATTCCATGGACGGCGATTTCGGTCGGATCGAGGAGATCTGCGACGCCGCCGACGAGTTTGGCGCGATGACCTATATCGACGAGGTCCATGCCGTGGGTATGTACGGCCCCCGCGGCGGCGGCGTGGCCGAGCGTGACGGGCTCCTTGACCGGCTCGACATCATCAACGGGACATTGGCCAAGGCCTATGGCGTCATGGGCGGCTACATCGCCGCCTCCGAGCGCATGGTGGATGCAATCCGCTCCTATGCGCCGGGCTTCATCTTCACGACCTCGCTTGCCCCGGCGATCGCGGCCGGAGCGGCGACCTCCGTGCGGCACCTGAAGGAAGATGCCGGACGGCGTGCGGCGCACCAGGCCAAGGCGGCTTCGATCAAGCTCCGCCTGAAAGGGCTCGGGCTTCCGATCATCGATCACGGCTCGCACATCGTGCCCGTGCATGTGGGCGACCCTGTGAAGTGCAAGATGATCTCGGACATGCTGCTCGAGCAGTTCGGGATCTATGTCCAACCGATCAATTTCCCCACGGTCCCCCGGGGGACGGAGCGCCTGCGCTTCACACCGTCGCCTGTCCATGATGCCGCGGCCTGCGATCACCTCGTGACCGCGATGGACAGTCTTTGGGCACGTTGTGAGCTAAATCGTGCCCAATTGGCGGGCTAA
- a CDS encoding M20/M25/M40 family metallo-hydrolase: MIDPVLSRIDADLPAATERLMELLRIPSISTDPAYKSQCDLAADWLVADLETLGFSASKRPTPGHPMVVAHGEGPADGPHVLFYGHYDVQPVDPLHLWDRDPFDPAIEETAKGRVIRARGAADDKGQLMTFVEACRAWKAVHGSLPCKITIFFEGEEESGSPSLVPFMEENAAELTADIALICDTGMFEDTTPAIITQLRGLLGEELTITGPTKDLHSGMYGGAAMNPIRVLTRILASLHDETGRITIPDFYQGVPELPGQLKGQWDALGFDAAGFLGDVGLSEPAGEAGRSVLEMLWSRPTCEVNGIWGGYTGDGFKTVLPSEAHAKVSFRLVGTQDPHAIRRNFRAMVEAALPADCSVSWKEHGTGPASQMAIDHPAFEAARGALSAEWSVPAAYIGGGGSIPIAGHFKEVLGMDAMLVGFGRDDDQIHSPNEKYDLESFHRGTRSWARILAEMTR; this comes from the coding sequence ATGATCGACCCCGTCCTGTCGCGCATCGACGCAGACCTGCCCGCCGCCACCGAGCGCCTCATGGAGCTTCTGCGCATCCCGTCGATCTCCACGGACCCGGCCTACAAGTCGCAGTGTGATCTCGCCGCCGATTGGCTGGTGGCCGATCTCGAGACCCTGGGCTTCTCGGCCTCAAAGCGCCCCACGCCCGGCCACCCCATGGTGGTGGCCCATGGCGAGGGGCCCGCGGATGGGCCCCACGTTCTGTTCTATGGCCATTACGACGTGCAGCCGGTGGACCCGCTTCACCTCTGGGATCGCGACCCGTTCGACCCCGCTATCGAAGAGACCGCCAAGGGCCGCGTGATCCGTGCCCGTGGGGCCGCGGACGACAAGGGCCAGCTCATGACCTTCGTTGAGGCGTGCCGCGCCTGGAAGGCCGTCCACGGCTCCCTGCCCTGCAAGATCACAATCTTCTTCGAGGGTGAGGAGGAATCAGGCTCCCCCTCCCTCGTGCCCTTCATGGAAGAAAACGCAGCCGAGCTCACAGCGGATATCGCGCTCATCTGCGACACCGGCATGTTCGAGGACACGACCCCTGCCATAATCACCCAGCTGCGCGGGCTGCTCGGGGAAGAGCTCACCATCACGGGGCCCACGAAGGATCTGCATTCCGGCATGTATGGCGGCGCGGCGATGAACCCGATCCGCGTGCTCACGCGCATCCTCGCCAGCCTCCATGACGAAACCGGCCGCATCACGATCCCCGATTTCTACCAGGGCGTTCCGGAGTTACCCGGCCAGCTCAAGGGACAGTGGGACGCGCTCGGCTTTGACGCGGCGGGCTTCCTCGGCGATGTGGGGCTCTCGGAGCCCGCCGGCGAGGCGGGCCGCAGCGTCCTCGAGATGCTCTGGTCGCGCCCCACCTGCGAGGTGAACGGGATCTGGGGCGGCTATACCGGCGACGGCTTCAAGACGGTCCTGCCATCCGAGGCCCATGCGAAAGTCAGCTTCCGTCTCGTGGGCACGCAGGATCCGCACGCCATCCGCAGGAACTTCCGCGCCATGGTGGAGGCCGCCCTGCCCGCCGATTGCTCGGTCAGCTGGAAGGAGCACGGCACCGGCCCGGCGAGCCAGATGGCCATCGACCACCCGGCCTTCGAGGCCGCGCGCGGCGCGCTCAGCGCGGAATGGTCGGTGCCCGCCGCCTATATAGGCGGCGGCGGGTCGATCCCCATCGCGGGGCATTTCAAGGAGGTCCTCGGGATGGACGCGATGCTCGTGGGCTTTGGCCGCGACGACGACCAGATCCACAGCCCCAACGAGAAATACGACCTCGAGAGCTTTCACAGGGGCACCCGCAGCTGGGCCCGCATCCTCGCCGAGATGACGCGCTAA
- a CDS encoding pirin family protein codes for MSWNPALDPHCPTGTEIDAIDTVIVPRARDIGDFEVRRALPAPKRQMVGPFIFFDQMGPAEFVTGQGMDVRPHPHIGLATVTYLYRGTIHHRDSLGTDQWIEPGAVNWMVAGHGITHSERTDGEVRKKPHSLFGIQTWVALPKDHEDRGADFVHAAKADLPEMEGEGKVVRLILGTAYGERAPVKTASEMFYADAVLEAGAKLPMPDDHEDRGVYVVDGAIDVAGQRFEKGQMMVFRPGDPVSLTALETGARVMLLGGETLEGPRYIWWNFVASSKERIEHAKEAWRAGDWEHGRFQLPPGDDQEHIPLPEKR; via the coding sequence ATGTCCTGGAACCCCGCCCTCGATCCGCATTGCCCCACGGGCACCGAGATCGATGCCATCGATACGGTCATCGTGCCGCGCGCCCGAGACATCGGCGATTTCGAGGTGCGCCGTGCCTTGCCCGCGCCCAAGCGGCAGATGGTCGGCCCCTTCATTTTCTTCGATCAGATGGGGCCTGCGGAGTTCGTGACGGGGCAGGGCATGGACGTGCGCCCGCATCCTCATATCGGCCTCGCCACTGTGACCTACCTCTACAGGGGTACCATCCACCACCGTGACAGTCTCGGGACCGATCAATGGATCGAGCCGGGCGCGGTGAATTGGATGGTCGCCGGTCACGGGATCACGCATTCGGAGCGGACCGACGGGGAGGTCCGCAAGAAGCCGCACAGCCTCTTTGGCATCCAGACCTGGGTGGCGCTGCCCAAGGATCACGAGGACCGCGGGGCCGATTTCGTCCATGCTGCAAAGGCCGATCTGCCCGAGATGGAGGGCGAGGGCAAAGTGGTGCGTCTCATCCTCGGGACGGCCTATGGGGAACGGGCGCCGGTGAAGACGGCGTCGGAGATGTTTTATGCCGATGCGGTGCTCGAGGCGGGAGCGAAGCTGCCGATGCCCGACGACCACGAGGATCGTGGGGTCTACGTTGTCGACGGCGCGATCGACGTGGCCGGGCAGCGCTTCGAGAAAGGACAGATGATGGTCTTCCGGCCCGGCGATCCGGTGAGCCTGACGGCTCTGGAGACCGGCGCGCGGGTCATGCTCCTGGGCGGAGAGACGCTCGAAGGCCCCCGATACATCTGGTGGAATTTCGTGGCCTCCTCCAAGGAACGCATCGAACACGCAAAGGAAGCATGGCGCGCAGGTGACTGGGAACATGGACGTTTCCAGCTGCCGCCCGGCGATGATCAGGAGCATATCCCGTTGCCGGAAAAGCGGTGA
- a CDS encoding histidine phosphatase family protein, whose protein sequence is MVASSYPEIFVLRHGQTTWNAEGRLQGSLNSSLTALGREQAAAQGCILARCDLAGFRAFASPLGRAIETAGIAVAPLMARIETDDRLREIDVGAWSGKLRDELGVLYDPAMPSGETMELYEAAPGGEGLARLEERCRAFLDSLEGPAVLVTHGITSRMLRALHLGQGRDRLSELPGGQGNVFHLKDGTHQELRDAR, encoded by the coding sequence ATGGTCGCGTCTTCCTATCCAGAGATCTTCGTCCTTCGGCACGGTCAGACGACGTGGAATGCCGAAGGGCGTCTGCAGGGGTCGCTCAATTCATCGTTGACCGCGCTCGGGCGTGAACAGGCGGCGGCGCAGGGGTGTATCCTGGCGAGGTGCGATCTTGCAGGCTTCAGGGCATTCGCCTCTCCGCTCGGTCGTGCGATCGAGACGGCGGGGATCGCCGTCGCGCCGCTCATGGCCCGCATCGAAACCGATGACAGGCTCAGGGAGATCGACGTCGGCGCGTGGTCCGGAAAGCTCAGGGATGAGCTCGGTGTCCTCTATGATCCGGCGATGCCCTCGGGGGAGACGATGGAGCTCTACGAAGCGGCACCGGGCGGCGAGGGGCTCGCGCGACTGGAAGAGCGTTGCCGCGCGTTCCTCGACAGTCTTGAAGGGCCCGCTGTTCTTGTCACTCACGGGATCACGAGCCGGATGCTGCGCGCGCTTCATCTCGGGCAGGGGCGGGACAGGCTCTCCGAGCTGCCGGGCGGGCAAGGGAATGTCTTTCATCTCAAGGACGGGACGCATCAGGAGCTGAGAGACGCGCGCTGA
- a CDS encoding HU family DNA-binding protein produces MAAKPTRKTTSTKSTATKAPAKTASRTTTKAATPRKTATPAKAASAPKPAAQGVTAPKANVPPVVDRELKKKEFLERVAKLSGLKKPQAKAAVEAALALLGEALEKGEAVNLEPLGKMKIQKKKDLGNATVYTCRVRRKKPAAKPPKAPLAKAAE; encoded by the coding sequence ATGGCAGCCAAACCGACCCGCAAGACCACATCGACCAAGTCCACCGCGACGAAGGCGCCCGCGAAGACCGCCTCCCGGACCACGACGAAGGCCGCCACGCCGCGTAAGACCGCGACACCGGCGAAGGCCGCATCGGCCCCCAAGCCCGCGGCTCAGGGGGTCACGGCACCGAAGGCCAATGTGCCGCCCGTGGTGGATCGGGAGCTCAAGAAGAAAGAGTTCCTCGAGCGGGTGGCGAAGCTGTCGGGCCTAAAGAAACCGCAAGCCAAGGCCGCCGTGGAAGCAGCGCTCGCCCTCCTCGGCGAAGCGCTCGAAAAGGGAGAGGCGGTCAATCTCGAGCCGCTCGGCAAAATGAAGATCCAGAAGAAAAAGGACCTCGGGAACGCCACGGTCTATACCTGCCGGGTTCGCCGCAAGAAGCCTGCCGCAAAACCGCCGAAGGCCCCCCTTGCGAAGGCTGCAGAGTAA
- the lon gene encoding endopeptidase La, producing MQEPLAASYPVLPLRDIVVFPHMIVPLFVGRDKSVRALEAVMRDDKQILLSSQVDPADDEPDTDGIYKAGVLANVLQLLKLPDGTVKVLVEGKARVRIDSYLENEDYFEASAEYLTEMPGDGDAVEALVRSVAKEFERYAKVKKNVPEEALTAVADTREPAKLADLVSGHLGIEVQQKQELLETLSVSERLEKVYGLMQGEMSVLQVEKKIKTRVKSQMERTQREYYLNEQMKAIQKELGDGEDGAGEVAELEERIAKTKLSKEAAEKAEAELKKLKNMSPMSAEATVVRNYLDWMLSIPWGTRSRVKKDLGRAQKVLDDDHYGLDKVKERIVEYLAVQQRSKKLKGPIMCLVGPPGVGKTSLGKSVAKATGREFIRISLGGVRDESEIRGHRRTYIGSMPGKIIQALKKAKTTNPLILLDEIDKMGQDFRGDPASAMLEVLDPEQNSTFVDHYLEVEYDLSDVMFLTTSNSYNMPGPLLDRMEIIPLAGYTEDEKAEIAHRHLIPKQIKNHGLKKGEFTLEPDALQEIVRTYTREAGVRNLEREIGKLARKAVTKLVKKEADEVVVTPENLDEFLGVKKFRYGLAEQEDQVGVVTGLAYTSVGGDLLHIEALKLPGKGRMKTTGKLGDVMKESIDAAASYVRSVAPEIGVKPTKFDTMDIHVHVPDGATPKDGPSAGLAMVTSIVSVLTGIPVKKDIAMTGEVSLRGNAMPIGGLKEKLLAALRGGITTVFIPEENEKDMAEIPDNVKEGLKIIPVSHVSDVLAQVLTDVPEPIEWDEAAEEAAAAALAAERNDGAGGAVAH from the coding sequence ATGCAAGAGCCTCTCGCCGCTTCCTACCCGGTCTTGCCGTTGCGCGACATCGTGGTCTTCCCGCACATGATCGTGCCGCTCTTCGTCGGACGCGACAAATCCGTCCGCGCGCTCGAAGCCGTCATGCGCGACGACAAGCAGATCCTGCTCTCCTCTCAGGTTGATCCGGCCGATGACGAGCCCGACACCGACGGCATCTACAAGGCCGGCGTGCTGGCCAACGTGCTCCAGCTTCTCAAGCTCCCCGACGGCACCGTGAAGGTCCTCGTGGAGGGCAAGGCCCGGGTGCGCATCGACAGCTATCTGGAGAACGAGGATTATTTCGAGGCCTCCGCCGAGTATCTCACCGAGATGCCTGGGGATGGCGACGCCGTGGAAGCGCTGGTGCGCTCCGTGGCCAAGGAATTCGAGCGCTACGCCAAGGTGAAAAAGAACGTCCCCGAGGAGGCCCTGACCGCCGTGGCCGACACGCGCGAGCCGGCGAAGCTCGCCGATCTTGTTTCCGGTCACCTCGGGATCGAGGTCCAGCAGAAGCAGGAGCTTCTGGAGACGCTCTCCGTGAGCGAGCGCCTCGAGAAGGTCTACGGCCTCATGCAGGGCGAGATGAGCGTTCTGCAGGTCGAGAAGAAGATCAAGACGCGCGTCAAATCCCAAATGGAGCGCACGCAGCGCGAGTATTACCTGAATGAGCAGATGAAGGCCATTCAGAAGGAGCTCGGCGATGGCGAGGATGGCGCGGGCGAAGTGGCCGAGCTCGAAGAGCGGATCGCCAAGACCAAGCTGTCGAAAGAGGCCGCCGAGAAGGCGGAAGCCGAGCTGAAGAAGCTCAAGAACATGTCGCCCATGAGCGCCGAGGCCACCGTGGTCCGCAACTACCTCGACTGGATGCTGTCGATCCCGTGGGGGACACGCTCGCGGGTGAAGAAGGATCTAGGCCGCGCGCAGAAGGTCCTCGATGACGATCACTACGGCTTGGACAAGGTCAAAGAGCGGATCGTCGAATACCTCGCCGTGCAGCAGCGCTCCAAGAAGCTGAAGGGGCCGATTATGTGCCTCGTCGGCCCGCCGGGCGTGGGTAAGACCTCGCTGGGCAAGTCGGTCGCCAAGGCCACGGGGCGCGAGTTCATTCGCATCTCGCTGGGCGGCGTGCGCGATGAGAGCGAAATCCGCGGCCACCGCCGCACCTATATCGGCTCCATGCCCGGCAAGATCATCCAGGCGCTGAAGAAGGCGAAGACGACGAACCCGCTCATTCTGCTCGATGAGATCGACAAGATGGGGCAGGATTTCCGGGGCGACCCGGCGTCGGCCATGCTCGAGGTGCTCGATCCCGAGCAGAACTCGACCTTCGTCGATCACTATCTGGAGGTGGAATACGACCTGTCTGACGTGATGTTCCTGACAACCTCGAACTCCTACAACATGCCGGGGCCGCTCCTTGACCGGATGGAGATCATCCCGCTGGCGGGCTACACGGAGGACGAGAAGGCCGAGATCGCCCACCGTCACCTGATCCCCAAGCAGATCAAGAACCACGGCCTCAAGAAGGGCGAGTTCACGCTGGAGCCCGATGCGCTGCAGGAGATCGTGCGGACCTACACGCGTGAGGCCGGTGTCCGGAACCTCGAGCGCGAGATCGGCAAGCTTGCCCGGAAAGCGGTCACAAAGCTCGTGAAGAAGGAAGCCGACGAGGTGGTGGTGACGCCGGAGAACCTCGACGAATTCCTCGGGGTGAAGAAATTCCGCTACGGCCTCGCCGAACAGGAAGACCAGGTGGGCGTTGTGACCGGCCTCGCCTACACCTCCGTGGGCGGCGATCTGCTCCATATCGAGGCGCTGAAGCTCCCCGGGAAAGGCCGGATGAAGACCACCGGCAAGCTTGGCGATGTGATGAAGGAGTCGATCGACGCGGCCGCGTCCTATGTCCGCTCCGTGGCGCCCGAAATCGGCGTAAAACCGACGAAGTTCGACACGATGGACATCCACGTGCACGTGCCCGACGGGGCCACGCCGAAGGATGGCCCCTCGGCGGGTCTCGCCATGGTGACCTCCATCGTGTCCGTCCTCACGGGTATCCCGGTGAAAAAGGATATCGCCATGACGGGCGAGGTCTCGCTCCGCGGGAACGCCATGCCCATCGGAGGCTTGAAGGAAAAGCTTCTAGCCGCGCTTCGCGGCGGGATCACCACGGTCTTCATCCCCGAGGAGAATGAGAAGGACATGGCCGAGATCCCGGACAACGTGAAAGAGGGGCTCAAGATCATCCCCGTGAGCCACGTGTCCGATGTGCTGGCGCAGGTCCTCACGGACGTGCCCGAGCCCATCGAATGGGACGAGGCCGCCGAGGAGGCCGCGGCCGCTGCTCTGGCCGCGGAGCGCAATGACGGGGCCGGAGGCGCCGTCGCGCACTGA